One Plectropomus leopardus isolate mb chromosome 1, YSFRI_Pleo_2.0, whole genome shotgun sequence DNA segment encodes these proteins:
- the LOC121946029 gene encoding RNA-binding protein, mRNA-processing factor 2a-like — protein sequence MILSRGNTCKISSDTSSSSSSSSPSSSARTHLGTSSLLKFKRHQDFHTSFRRTLGKYHSTRKNLILCAAAAAAEASAANMSLKADAEPNNNVSIEEEVRTLFVSGLPVDIKPRELYLLFRPFKGYEGSLIKLTSKQPVGFVTFDSRSGAEAAKNALNGIRFDPESPQTLRLEFAKANTKMAKSKLMATPNPTNIHPALGAHFIARDPYDLTGAALIPASPDAWTPYPLYTTELTPGLPHAAFTYPAAAAAAAALHAQVRDQPVCVSLFFLFFLSSLHSALTALRAFRDTILMPAPG from the exons ATGATTCTCTCTCGCGGTAATACTTGTAAGATATCCTCGGatacctcttcctcctcctcgtcctcctcgccGTCCTCGTCCGCACGAACTCACCTCGGCACATCTTCTCTCCTCAAGTTCAAACGCCACCAGGACTTTCACACCAGCTTCAGACGCACATTGGGGAAATATCACTCGACGAGGAAAAACTTGATACTTTGCGCCGCCGCCGCAGCAGCTGAAGCCTCCGCCGCCAACATGAGCCTGAAAGCGGACGCAGAGCCCAATAACAACGTCTCCATCGAGGAGGAG gtACGAACACTGTTTGTCAGCGGCCTACCGGTCGATATCAAACCGCGGGAACTTTACCTTCTCTTCAGACCTTTTAAG GGTTATGAAGGGTCACTGATTAAGTTAACATCAAAACAG CCTGTCGGGTTTGTAACCTTTGACAGTCGCTCTGGAGCTGAAGCTGCGAAAAATGCTCTAAAT GGTATCCGTTTTGACCCCGAAAGCCCTCAGACCCTGCGCTTAGAGTTTGCTAAAGCCAACACGAAGATGGCAAAGAGTAAGCTGATGGCCACACCGAACCCCACAAATATCCACCCTGCTCTAGGAGCACACTTCATTGCACGGGACCCAT ATGATCTGACGGGGGCAGCACTGATCCCAGCATCTCCGGATGCGTGGACTCCTTACCCCCTGTACACCACGGAGCTGACCCCAGGCCTCCCTCACGCAGCCTTCACTTACCCGGCGGCCGCTGCCGCTGCTGCAGCCCTCCACGCCCAGGTGAGGGACCAACcggtgtgtgtttctcttttctttttattctttttaagtAGTTTACATTCAGCTCTGACAGCACTCAGAGCTTTTAGAGACACAATATTAATGCCTGCACCCGGGTAG